Proteins found in one Terribacillus sp. DMT04 genomic segment:
- a CDS encoding aspartate carbamoyltransferase catalytic subunit, with translation MKHFVSMKHLSAAELLQLVQLAADIQAQGVSAYRQQLFAANLFFEPSTRTKMSFTVAERKLGLEVLDFAAEASSVTKGETVYDTAKTLQSIGASVLVIRHPEEGTASMLAEKLDIPVINAGDGKGEHPTQCLLDLMTIYQEFGRFDGLKVVIAGDIRHSRVARSNAMALQQLGAQVFAAGKPEWMDASINLPVLSMDEAAAECDVMMLLRIQFERHDKKEVAAGYLEEYGLTVAREKRMQPHSIIMHPAPVNRGIEIDDSLVEAPRSRIFRQMENGVAARMAVILTLLEGRGMQHGYNFDKREAVNS, from the coding sequence ATGAAGCATTTTGTATCGATGAAGCATCTTAGCGCAGCAGAACTGCTGCAGCTCGTACAGCTCGCTGCAGACATACAGGCACAGGGGGTATCTGCATACAGGCAGCAGCTGTTCGCAGCTAATCTTTTCTTCGAGCCGAGCACACGGACGAAGATGAGCTTTACCGTAGCAGAACGCAAACTCGGATTGGAAGTACTGGATTTCGCTGCAGAAGCATCCAGTGTCACCAAAGGCGAGACCGTTTATGATACTGCGAAGACCCTTCAATCGATCGGCGCTTCAGTCCTTGTCATCCGGCACCCAGAGGAAGGCACAGCTAGTATGCTGGCGGAGAAGCTGGATATACCGGTTATCAATGCTGGTGATGGAAAAGGTGAGCATCCGACACAATGCTTGCTTGATTTGATGACCATCTACCAAGAGTTTGGCCGCTTCGACGGACTCAAAGTCGTGATTGCCGGCGATATACGTCACAGCCGAGTTGCCAGGAGCAATGCAATGGCACTGCAGCAATTGGGGGCGCAGGTCTTTGCAGCAGGCAAACCGGAATGGATGGATGCGTCCATTAACCTTCCAGTACTAAGTATGGATGAGGCGGCAGCGGAATGTGATGTGATGATGCTGCTTCGTATCCAGTTTGAGCGGCATGATAAAAAGGAAGTAGCAGCAGGTTACTTAGAGGAATATGGCTTGACTGTAGCTAGAGAAAAACGGATGCAGCCACACAGCATTATTATGCATCCCGCACCAGTCAACCGAGGTATTGAGATTGATGACAGTCTTGTCGAAGCACCAAGGTCTCGAATATTCCGCCAAATGGAAAATGGCGTTGCAGCAAGAATGGCAGTAATTCTAACTTTATTGGAAGGCAGGGGAATGCAGCATGGCTATAATTTTGACAAACGCGAAGCAGTTAACAGCTGA